GGCAGGGCAAGGTGCTGTACGAGAACCAGAACTACCAGTTCCGCGAGCAGTACCAGATCTCGCGCGAGATCTCGTCGTTCTTCGAGGAAGAATCGCCGGCCGTGGACCGCCTGTCGCGGGACTTCGCGCGCACGCTCGTCTCCAACATCCTGGAGGCCTACTGATGGCGGCGCGCAGTTTTGCTCCGAGCGACCGCTTCGTCTCGGAGGTCAAGGAACGCAAGCTGCGGCCGGCGTACGTATTCATCGGCGATGAGGCGTTCTTCCGTGACCGCTGCCGGCGGGCGTTGATCGAGCACCTGGTCCCGCCCGACCTGCGCGAGTTCAGCCTGTACGAGTTCGACCTGGCCGATGCCGATGTCCACGAGGTCCTCGACCGGGCGCGCACGCCGTCGCTGATGGCGCCGTTCCAGGTCTTCTTTATTCGCGGTGTCAAGAACCTCTACGGCCGCGGCTCGCACGACGCGGGATTTTCGGCGATCGAAGCGTACGTAAAGGACCCGAACCCAGACGCGGTGCTGATCTTCGTCGCCGACCACATCAGCATCCCCGCCGACGTCCGGCGCATCGAGCTGACGGATAAGGACCGGTACGAGCGCATCCGCGACACGCTGGGCGAGTACTGCGGCATCGTGGAATTGGCGCGGGTGGATGAGGGCGAAGGCATGCGTTGGGTGATAGACGCGGCTGAGGCCCAGGGCGTCAAGGTCGAGAGCGACGCCGCGCGCGAGCTGGTGGACGCGCTCGGCGCCGACATGATGCTGATCTCGAACGAGCTGGAGAAGCTCATCCTTTACGTGGGCGAGAAGAAGCGCGTCACCCTGGCCGACGTCGAGACCATGGTGCTGGCGGCCAAGCAGCGGTCGCTGTACGAACTGACCGATGCCATCTCATCGAAGGACCGCACCCGTGCCCTGGCGGTGCTCGACGCCATCCTGCACTCGAGCGAGGGAGAAGAGGCGGCGATCGGACATCTTTACATGCTGGCCAAGACCTTCCGCCAGATGCTGGTCATCCTGGAAAAGAACGTGCGCGATTCGCGCGCCATCTGGCAGGCGCTTTGGCAAGGCTTCCGGGTGCCTCCGTTCGCCGCCGAGGACGTCATCCGCCAGGCGCGACGCTACAAGTCCCGCCGGGAGATCACGCGCGCCCTGCGCCTGATCGCCAAGGCCGACCTGGCGCTGCGCTCGAATCCGCCGAGCAAGCGCTTCGTTCTCGAGCAGCTTGTGCTGGAACTCGCGGCCGAGCCCAAAATCCTTCCCCCCGCCTGGGAGCAAGCTGAACTGCCCGTCTAGTCCTCAGTACTCGGTACCCAGTACTCAGAACTGCGATATAAAGTTGGGGTGGACCTCCGCAGCTATCTCGACCGGATCGGATTTTCTGGACCGACGACGCCAACGCTCGAGGTTCTCCGTGCCCTGCATCGCCAGCACTTGCTGACGATCCCGTTCGAGAATCTGGACATCCCGTTGAAGCGCGAGATCCGGCTGGACCTCGATCGCATCTACGACAAGATGGTGCGGAGCGGTCGCGGCGGCTTCTGTTACGAGCAGAACGGATTGTTCGCCTGGCTGCTGCGGCAGGTCGGATTCGACGTGGACATGCTTTCCGGCCGCGTCGCCCGCGGCGACGGCGGCTACGGTCCCGAATTCGATCACATGGTGCTGCTGGTGCGCATCGGGGGAGAGCGCTGGATCGCCGATGTCGGCTTCGGAGATTCCTTCGTCGAACCGCTCCAGCTCGACGCGCGGGAGCCTCAGTTCGACCGCGGCGCGGAGTACCAGGTCGCACGTGAAGGCGACGAGTACCTGCTCCTGCGCCGTGAGGACGGCCGTCTGGAGAAAAAGTTCCTGTTCACCCTGACGCCACGCGAGTTTGCCGACTACGCCGAGATGTGCGTCTATCACCAGACCTCTCCGCACTCGACGTTCACTTACCGGCGAGTATGCTCGAAGGCGACGCCGACGGGCCGCATCACTCTGACCGGCACCGCATTCATCGTGACCGATGCGGGGAAGAGAACGGAAACGGAGATAGCTTCCGACGAGGACTTCGAGCGGCATTTGCGCGTGCAGTTTGGCATCGCGATCAAAGGCTTTCCGTCGCTCGACAGGGCAAAGAACAAGAAGGCATAACGGAAATGGCAGGTCTCGTGACCTGCCATTCAACTCTTGTTGTCCCGAGATCCTTCGCCCAGAATAGCTCCCGCGGGCTCAGACGCCCGCGATACGGCGCTACTTCAGCGCGGCGAGCCGCGCGCTCAGGCGCGATTTGTAGCGGGAGGCCGTATTCTCGTGGATGACGCCCTTCTGGATGGCCTTGTCGATGGCCGAAACGGTGGAGCGGAAGGTTTCCTGGGCCTTGGCTTTGTCGCCGGCGGCCAGGGATTCACGCAGGCGGCGCAACTCGGTGCGCAGATGCGACTTGCTGGCGCGGTTGGTGGTGGTCCGCGTCTCGGTCTGACGGGCGCGCTTAAGCGCCGAAAAATGATTTGCCATGCGGCTGAATGTCCTCTGAAAAAGATTTTCCGTGCTACCCGAATCTAGTATTGTAGCGGACACCTTCGAATACGGTCAAACCGCCCCTCATCGGGTTTGTGCCGCCGAGACAACGATGGACTCCAAGGACCGCCTGAAAGTCCTGATCAACTCCAGCACCCCCATCGTCGCCATTGAGACCGTGGAAGAGGCGCGGGCCATGGCGCTGATCCGCCAGACCTGCGTGGACCTGACCCTGCCGCTCTTCGAGTGGAGCATCGCCGACGGCCTGATGCGCACCGCGGGCCCGCCACCGGCAAGCCGGGCCACGGGGAGCGGACTGCGCCGCGACCAGCTCCAGGCGGCGATGAACCAGGCGGTGAACCTCGGGGTGATGGACAGCACGGCCCAGGGCGCCGGCCAGACGATCATGAACACGCGCGAGCCGGCGGGTGTGCTGGCACACATCGAGACCATGACCATCGACGCGGTCTTCGTGCTCAAGGATTTTCACCGCCATCTGGACGACGCCGTGGTGGTCCGCCGGCTGCGCGACGTGGTGCAGTACTTTGCCGCCTCGCGCCGCGCCCTGGTCCTTACCGGTCCAGTGATCCAGTTCCCGGCGGAGCTCGAAAAGGAGGTCGAGTACCTCGAGTTCCCGCTGCCGGACCGCAAACGCTTGCGCGAGATCGTGGACGAAACCTTCGCGCGCGTGTCGAAGACCTACACGCTGAAGCGCAATGCCGACGGCGCAGTGATGGACCAGATGGCGGCCAATCTCAGCGGCCTGACCGAAGAAGAAGCGGAACGCGCTGTGGCGCAGGCGCTGGTCACGCGCTACGCGCTCTGCCCGGAAGTCGTCACCGACGTGCTCGAGGCGAAGAAAGACATCCTGCGCCGCACCGGGATGCTGGAGTTCGTGGATGCCACGGTGAACATGAGCGCCGTCGGCGGCCTGGAAAATCTGAAGCGCTGGCTGGCCAAGCGGAGTGGCACCTTCGACGATGCCGCAAGGCAGTACGGGCTGGAGCCGCCGCGCGGCGTCATCATCATGGGCGTGCAGGGGTGCGGGAAGAGTATGTGCGCGCGCGCCATCGCCGGCGACTGGAAGCTTCCGCTGGCCAAGTTCGACACCTCCGCCGTTTACGACAAATTCATCGGCGAGACGGAGAAGCGGATCCAGAAGCTCTTCCGGGTGGCCGAGCAGCTCGCGCCGGTGGTGCTGTGGATCGACGAACTGGAGAAGGTCTTCGCGGGCAGCGGGCCGGATTCGGCTTCCGTGGATGCCGGCGTGTCGTCGCGGCTCCTGGGCTCGTTCCTCTCCTGGATGCAGGACCGCAAGTCGCCGGTGTTCGTCGCCGCCACGTGCAACAACGTCACTGTCCTGCCGCCCGAGCTGATGCGGAAGGGCCGCTTCGACGAGATCTTCTTCGTGGACCTGCCGAACACGGGTGAGCGCAAGGCCATTTTCACCCTGCATCTTGCGAAACGGAAGCGTGACCCCAAAGGATTCGATCTCGACCAGTTGGCGGCGGCGGCGCGCGGCTACTCCGGGGCGGAGATCGAGGCGGCGGTACAGTCGGCCATGTACGCCGCGTACGCCGCGAAGTCCCCGATGACCACCGAGACCGTGCGGGAAGAGCTCAAGAATACGGTGCCGCTGTCTGCGACGCGCGCCGAGGACATCGATCAGCTACGCGCATGGGCGACGCAGCGGGCGGTCCGTGCCTCTGCCACGGATCCCGAGGCGGCGTCCTCCCGGTAGTCGGCGGAACCTCCGGCACGCCCGATTTTCGCATCCATCCTCGCACCCCGGAAGCGGCCGGGTTTATCCAATCGGGTGCGGGGGTACTTCGAGGGCACGGAAGGGCCAGGGCTTATTGACTCCCCCTGGGGAGCGGGGTACTCTACGGTTAATGGTAGTTGCTCCAGTTGGTCGAGCAGTTCTGCCTGCCAGCTTCCCTCAAAATTCTCGTGTCCGCGAGCAGGTGGTGTACCGGTGCGCCTGCCGCCTCATCCGGAGGTTGATCCCGAGACTTAGATGAAGAAAAACCTGGATATTTTTCCCAAGATCGAAACCCTGTTCGGCACGCGCGATGAAAACCTGCACCTGCTGGAAGACGGCCTGAACGTCACCATCGACCTGAAAGCGGATTCGGTGGAGATCGAAGGCGCAGCCGCGGACGTGGCGCGGGCGGAACAGGTGTTTGCGGATTACGAGCACCTGCAGCGCAACGGCTTCTCGTTCAACAACGGCGACCTGGGCTCGCTGCTGCGCGTTGTGGTCAGCGACTCGAACGTCACGCTGCGCGGCCTGGCCGAGGCCGGCAAACAGCGCTCATTCGGCAAGCGCGTGGTGCAGCCCAAGAGCGTCAACCAACGCCGCTACATCGAGGCCATCGAAAAGCACGACATGGTCTTCGCCATCGGGCCGGCAGGCACGGGCAAGACCTATCTGGCCGTGGCCATGGCCATCGGGGCGCTGCTGGCCAAGCAGGTGGCCCGCATCGTCCTGGCGCGCCCGGCGGTGGAAGCGGGCGAGCGGCTCGGCTTCCTGCCCGGCACGCTGCAGGAGAAGGTGGACCCTTATCTGCGCCCGCTGTACGACGCGCTCTACGATCTGCTCGACCAGGAGCGCGTGGACCGCTACCTGGAGAAGAACGTCATCGAGATCGCGCCCATCGCCTTCATGCGCGGGCGCACGCTCAACGATGCGTTCGTGATCGTGGACGAGGCGCAGAACACCACTCCCGAGCAGATGAAGATGGTGCTCACGCGCCTGGGCTTCAACTCCAAGGCAGTGATCACGGGCGACATCACCCAAATCGACTTGCCGGGCTCGAAGCGCAGCGGCATGCTGGAAGCCATCGACATCCTCAAGAACGTGGAGGGTATCGCCTTCTCCTACTTCGACGAAAGCGACGTGGTACGCCACCACCTGGTGCAGCGCATCATCGTCGCCTACGATACGCACAAGAAAGTGTCGGAGGCGCAGCTTTCTCTGGAGCTGTCGGACAAGGCGAACGGCGACAAGAAGAACGGGAAGACGAACGGCAACGGAAAGGCAAAAGAGGCGGCCGACCAGCCGCAAGAATATCGCTACGAAGAATAGAGCCGGGTACAATATCGGACGGGAGGGCTGGAACGGCCCTCCCGTTCTATTTGGCACAATGGTCATCCTTCGAAGACAGATCGCAGGAGTCAGCCAGGCCACGCTGGAGCGCTTCGCCCAACGGGCGAGCCGCGCCGCGGGGGTGCGGGGCGAGGTGAACATCCTCATCAC
This genomic stretch from Terriglobia bacterium harbors:
- a CDS encoding arylamine N-acetyltransferase; protein product: MDLRSYLDRIGFSGPTTPTLEVLRALHRQHLLTIPFENLDIPLKREIRLDLDRIYDKMVRSGRGGFCYEQNGLFAWLLRQVGFDVDMLSGRVARGDGGYGPEFDHMVLLVRIGGERWIADVGFGDSFVEPLQLDAREPQFDRGAEYQVAREGDEYLLLRREDGRLEKKFLFTLTPREFADYAEMCVYHQTSPHSTFTYRRVCSKATPTGRITLTGTAFIVTDAGKRTETEIASDEDFERHLRVQFGIAIKGFPSLDRAKNKKA
- the holA gene encoding DNA polymerase III subunit delta → MAARSFAPSDRFVSEVKERKLRPAYVFIGDEAFFRDRCRRALIEHLVPPDLREFSLYEFDLADADVHEVLDRARTPSLMAPFQVFFIRGVKNLYGRGSHDAGFSAIEAYVKDPNPDAVLIFVADHISIPADVRRIELTDKDRYERIRDTLGEYCGIVELARVDEGEGMRWVIDAAEAQGVKVESDAARELVDALGADMMLISNELEKLILYVGEKKRVTLADVETMVLAAKQRSLYELTDAISSKDRTRALAVLDAILHSSEGEEAAIGHLYMLAKTFRQMLVILEKNVRDSRAIWQALWQGFRVPPFAAEDVIRQARRYKSRREITRALRLIAKADLALRSNPPSKRFVLEQLVLELAAEPKILPPAWEQAELPV
- the rpsT gene encoding 30S ribosomal protein S20 is translated as MANHFSALKRARQTETRTTTNRASKSHLRTELRRLRESLAAGDKAKAQETFRSTVSAIDKAIQKGVIHENTASRYKSRLSARLAALK
- a CDS encoding PhoH family protein encodes the protein MKKNLDIFPKIETLFGTRDENLHLLEDGLNVTIDLKADSVEIEGAAADVARAEQVFADYEHLQRNGFSFNNGDLGSLLRVVVSDSNVTLRGLAEAGKQRSFGKRVVQPKSVNQRRYIEAIEKHDMVFAIGPAGTGKTYLAVAMAIGALLAKQVARIVLARPAVEAGERLGFLPGTLQEKVDPYLRPLYDALYDLLDQERVDRYLEKNVIEIAPIAFMRGRTLNDAFVIVDEAQNTTPEQMKMVLTRLGFNSKAVITGDITQIDLPGSKRSGMLEAIDILKNVEGIAFSYFDESDVVRHHLVQRIIVAYDTHKKVSEAQLSLELSDKANGDKKNGKTNGNGKAKEAADQPQEYRYEE
- a CDS encoding AAA family ATPase produces the protein MDSKDRLKVLINSSTPIVAIETVEEARAMALIRQTCVDLTLPLFEWSIADGLMRTAGPPPASRATGSGLRRDQLQAAMNQAVNLGVMDSTAQGAGQTIMNTREPAGVLAHIETMTIDAVFVLKDFHRHLDDAVVVRRLRDVVQYFAASRRALVLTGPVIQFPAELEKEVEYLEFPLPDRKRLREIVDETFARVSKTYTLKRNADGAVMDQMAANLSGLTEEEAERAVAQALVTRYALCPEVVTDVLEAKKDILRRTGMLEFVDATVNMSAVGGLENLKRWLAKRSGTFDDAARQYGLEPPRGVIIMGVQGCGKSMCARAIAGDWKLPLAKFDTSAVYDKFIGETEKRIQKLFRVAEQLAPVVLWIDELEKVFAGSGPDSASVDAGVSSRLLGSFLSWMQDRKSPVFVAATCNNVTVLPPELMRKGRFDEIFFVDLPNTGERKAIFTLHLAKRKRDPKGFDLDQLAAAARGYSGAEIEAAVQSAMYAAYAAKSPMTTETVREELKNTVPLSATRAEDIDQLRAWATQRAVRASATDPEAASSR